The Vitis vinifera cultivar Pinot Noir 40024 chromosome 12, ASM3070453v1 genome has a segment encoding these proteins:
- the LOC100261803 gene encoding pentatricopeptide repeat-containing protein At1g10910, chloroplastic — protein MEISVLGGGFKQVITRLSPLPSLSSPASPLPSTTRAKSSHLTSATPPLHKESQIEPTHVSVTPRKRCHSVGYKARQSAILEVQQSSDLGSALARLGDMLKVQDLNVILRHFGKLCRWQDLSQLFDWMQKHEKITFSSYSTYIKFMGKSLNPIKALEIYNSIQDESVRNNVSVCNSVLSCLIRNGKFENSLKLFHQMKQDGLRPDAVTYSTLLAGCMKVKHGYSKALELVQEMERSRLPMDSVIYGTLLAVCASNNRCKEAENYFNQMKDEGHLPNVFHYSSLLNAYSADGDYKKADMLVQDMKSAGLVPNKVILTTLLKVYVRGGLFEKSRELLAELEDLGYAEDEMPYCLLMDGLAKSRRILEAKSIFEEMKKKQVKSDGYCYSIMISAFCRSGLLKEAKQLARDFEATYDKYDLVMLNTMLCAYCRAGEMESVMQMMRKMDELAISPDWNTFHILIKYFCKEKLYLLAYRTMEDMHNKGHQPEEELCSSLISHLGKIRAHSQAFSVYNMLRYSKRTMCKALHEKILHILVAGRLLKDAYVVVKDNEGLISKPSIKKFATAFMKFGNVNLINDVMKAIHGSGYKIDQELFQMAVTRYIAEPEKKELLLHLLQWMPGQGYVVDSSTRNMILKNSHLFGRQLIAEMLSKQHARAKALISN, from the exons ATGGAGATTTCTGTATTGGGTGGTGGGTTTAAGCAAGTCATCACCCGCCTGTCACCCTTGCCTTCCCTTTCCTCTCCTGCTTCTCCACTGCCCTCCACTACCAGAGCGAAGAGCTCTCACCTCACCTCTGCAACTCCTCCTCTCCACAAGGAGTCGCAAATTGAACCAACCCATGTTTCTGTGACACCAAGAAAAAGGTGTCATTCGGTTGGCTACAAAGCGCGTCAATCTGCCATTCTTGAAGTGCAGCAGTCATCTGATTTGGGTTCAGCTCTTGCAAG GTTAGGAGACATGTTGAAGGTGCAAGACTTGAATGTCATTTTGCGTCATTTTGGGAAGCTATGCAGGTGGCAGGATCTCTCTCAG CTCTTTGATTGGATGCAGAAGCATGAAAAGATCACCTTTTCATCTTATAGCACTTACATAAAGTTCATGGGAAAGAGCCTCAATCCCATAAAGGCACTAGAAATATATAATAGCATACAAGATGAATCAGTCAGAAATAATGTCTCCGTCTGTAATTCTGTTCTTAGTTGTCTGATCAGGAATGGGAAGTTTGAGAACAGCCTTAAATTGTTTCATCAGATGAAGCAGGATGGTCTAAGACCGGATGCTGTCACATATAGTACG CTACTTGCAGGCTGTATGAAAGTCAAACATGGCTACTCTAAGGCATTAGAGCTAGTTCAGGAGATGGAACGTAGCAGACTGCCCATGGACAGTGTAATTTATGGAACACTTCTGGCTGTGTGTGCATCAAACAATCGTTGCAAGGAAGCAGAGAACTATTTTAACCAGATGAAGGATGAAGGTCATTTGCCTAATGTTTTCCATTATAGCTCTTTGCTCAATGCTTATTCAGCAGATGGAGACTATAAAAAGGCTGACATGTTGGTTCAAGACATGAAATCTGCAGGGTTAGTACCGAATAAG GTTATTTTAACAACTTTATTAAAGGTATATGTTAGAGGAGGCTTATTCGAAAAATCAAGAGAATTATTAGCTGAACTGGAAGATTTGGGCTATGCAGAAGATGAG ATGCCTTACTGTTTATTGATGGATGGCCTTGCGAAGTCTAGGCGTATACTCGAagctaaatcaatttttgaagaaatgaagaaaaaacaagtgaaatctG ATGGCTATTGCTACAGTATCATGATTTCAGCATTTTGCCGAAGTGGGCTGTTGAAAGAGGCAAAGCAGTTGGCTAGGGATTTCGAAGCCACGTATGACAAATATGACTTGGTTATGTTAAACACAATGCTCTGTGCTTACTGCAGAGCAGGTGAAATGGAGAGTGTGATGCAAATGATGAGGAAAATGGATGAGTTAGCGATTAGTCCTGATTGGAACACCTTTCATATTTTAATCAAGTATTTTTGCAAAGAGAAATTGTATCTGCTTGCATATCGGACCATGGAAGACATGCACAACAAAGGCCACCAACCAGAGGAG GAACTTTGTTCCTCCTTAATTTCTCATCTTGGTAAAATACGCGCGCATTCACAAGCATTTTCTGTTTACAATATGTTGAGATATAGCAAGAGAACAATGTGTAAGGCTCTTCATGAGAAGATTCTACATATTCTAGTAGCTGGACGGCTTTTAAAAGATGCATATGTAGTGGTCAAG GACAATGAAGGCTTGATCTCTAAACCTTCTATAAAGAAGTTTGCGACTGCATTTATGAAGTTTGGTAATGTAAACTTGATAAATGATGTTATGAAGGCTATCCACGGTTCTGGCTACAAGATTGATCAG GAACTATTTCAGATGGCTGTAACACGTTACATTGCGGAACCTGAAAAGAAGGAACTGCTTCTCCATTTGCTACAATGGATGCCTGGTCAAGGTTATGTTGTTGATTCATCAACAAGAAATATGATTCTCAAGAACTCACACCTATTTGGCCGGCAACTCATTGCTGAGATGTTATCCAAACAGCATGCAAGGGCAAAAGCATTGATATCTAATTAG
- the LOC100244668 gene encoding 3-ketoacyl-CoA synthase 7 produces MVTGLFRCISLTNSFIITEATKSLTPLHLLAALALILVVFLLYSRFSSVYLIDFSCYRAPNHLRTPTSHVIEHLELYGNFSGENVNFQAKLSERSGIGGEAFIPVGGHEIPPDTSLKRAREEIEMVLFTVVKDLLSKHKINSKQIDILISNCSLVCPTPSITAMIINKFGFRSNVKSISISGMGCSAGILSISLAKDLLKVHKNSLALVLSMEAVTPNGYMGKNKSMLVANTLFRAGGVAILLSNRKQDKKIAKYKLQHLVRTHMGSDDLSYQSVFQETDEDGFVGVSLSRALLRIAGNALRTNISEIGPLVLPYSEQIRYGWSLFCQKVWAPARWKEIHTPNFKKAFEHFCIHAGGRAVIDAVENTLRLCNEDGEASRMTLYRFGNTSSSSVWYELCYLEAKGRIKKGDRVWQIAFGSGFKCNSVVWKCISEVDPKVENAWSDRIHLYPVEVPHVIDH; encoded by the coding sequence ATGGTCACAGGCTTGTTTAGATGTATCTCTCTTACAAACTCATTCATCATCACAGAAGCCACAAAGTCCCTCACCCCTCTCCATCTCTTAGCAGCTTTAGCTttaattctggtagttttcttGCTTTATTCTAGATTCAGTAGTGTCTACCTTATTGACTTCTCCTGTTATCGGGCCCCCAATCACTTGCGAACCCCAACCTCCCACGTGATTGAACACTTGGAATTATATGGCAATTTCAGTGGAGAGAACGTCAATTTCCAAGCGAAGTTAAGTGAGAGATCAGGCATTGGAGGTGAAGCTTTCATTCCAGTAGGAGGACATGAAATACCACCTGATACTTCTTTGAAGCGAGCTCGAGAAGAAATTGAAATGGTTCTCTTCACTGTTGTGAAAGATCTTCTATCCAAACACAAAATAAACTCCAAACAAATCGACATTCTTATATCAAATTGTAGCCTCGTCTGCCCGACACCATCCATTACAGCCATGATCATAAACAAGTTCGGATTCCGAAGCAACGTGAAAAGCATCAGCATCAGTGGAATGGGTTGCAGTGCCGGAATTTTGTCCATAAGTTTGGCTAAAGATCTTCTAAAAGTTCATAAGAACTCCTTAGCTCTAGTTCTTAGCATGGAAGCCGTTACTCCCAACGGCTATATGGGTAAGAACAAGTCCATGCTTGTAGCCAACACTCTATTTCGGGCAGGGGGAGTTGCCATTCTATTATCCAATAGGAAGCAAGACAAGAAGATCGCAAAATACAAGCTTCAACACCTTGTCCGAACCCACATGGGATCTGATGACCTATCATACCAGTCTGTCTTCCAAGAAACTGATGAAGATGGGTTTGTTGGGGTCTCACTATCAAGGGCACTTTTACGTATAGCAGGCAATGCCTTAAGGACCAACATATCTGAGATAGGTCCACTTGTCTTGCCATACTCTGAGCAGATCCGATATGGGTGGTCATTGTTTTGCCAGAAGGTTTGGGCTCCCGCAAGATGGAAGGAAATTCATACACCAAATTTCAAGAAGGCTTTTGAGCATTTCTGTATACATGCTGGTGGAAGGGCTGTCATTGATGCTGTGGAGAATACTCTCAGGCTGTGCAATGAAGATGGAGAAGCTTCAAGGATGACATTGTATAGATTTGGTAACACTTCATCTTCCTCTGTCTGGTATGAGCTCTGCTATCTGGAGGCAAAAGGAAGAATTAAGAAAGGAGATCGGGTTTGGCAAATTGCATTTGGGAGTGGCTTCAAGTGTAACAGTGTGGTTTGGAAATGCATTTCAGAAGTAGATCCAAAGGTAGAAAATGCATGGTCTGATAGAATCCATTTATATCCTGTGGAAGTCCCCCATGTGATTGACCATTGA